A DNA window from Mucilaginibacter xinganensis contains the following coding sequences:
- a CDS encoding PQQ-dependent sugar dehydrogenase: protein MMRYRNALFTITTGVIITGCSLKRPDPAKADAVTTPSGQPVKLAAPYQTKSTRNFCEVIGWPKGKLPIAPAGFKVNLYADGLDNPRNIYVTPNGDILVSEANTEISGIKRVGANIIGASASQNYNKSANRVTLLRDTNGDGIADIKKIFLSGLNKPYGMLILNGWFYVANTDALWRYPYKAGQTGITGRGQKILNLPAGGYNNHWTRNLRANKDGSKIYISVGSGTNDAEHGMEVEARRADILEIDPDGKHEQIYAAGLRNPAGLDFEPATNVLFTAVNERDDLGDNLVPDYLTSVKENGFYGWPFAYFGKHEDPDHIGERPDLVRKSITPDLALGSHTASLGLAFYTGNKFPAKYHGGAFIGQHGSWNSSKLVGYKVVFAPFINGKPNGALEDFLTGFVADEAKGKVYGRPVGVAVLPDGTILVADDTSNRIWRVSAL, encoded by the coding sequence ATGATGAGGTACCGCAACGCATTATTCACTATTACAACCGGGGTAATTATTACCGGTTGTTCCTTAAAAAGACCTGATCCGGCTAAAGCTGATGCTGTCACTACGCCGTCCGGGCAACCGGTTAAATTAGCGGCTCCCTACCAAACGAAATCAACACGAAATTTTTGTGAAGTGATTGGGTGGCCAAAAGGCAAACTGCCCATTGCTCCCGCAGGGTTTAAAGTGAATTTATATGCTGATGGATTAGATAACCCCCGAAATATTTATGTAACACCCAATGGTGACATTTTGGTATCAGAAGCCAATACCGAAATCAGCGGAATAAAAAGAGTTGGCGCAAACATTATTGGTGCAAGCGCTTCACAAAATTACAACAAGAGCGCAAACCGGGTTACCTTGCTAAGAGACACCAACGGCGATGGTATAGCTGATATAAAAAAGATCTTTTTAAGCGGATTGAATAAGCCTTATGGAATGCTTATTTTAAATGGCTGGTTTTATGTAGCCAATACTGACGCTTTATGGCGTTATCCCTACAAAGCCGGCCAAACCGGGATAACCGGCCGGGGACAAAAAATACTTAACCTGCCTGCAGGCGGTTACAATAACCATTGGACGCGAAATTTAAGAGCCAATAAAGACGGAAGCAAGATCTATATTTCGGTAGGATCAGGAACCAACGATGCCGAGCATGGTATGGAGGTGGAAGCCCGCAGAGCTGATATCCTGGAAATAGACCCTGATGGTAAACATGAGCAGATATATGCCGCCGGCCTGCGAAATCCGGCGGGTCTTGATTTTGAACCAGCCACCAATGTGTTGTTTACCGCTGTTAATGAGCGCGACGATTTGGGCGATAACCTGGTACCCGATTACTTAACAAGCGTAAAAGAAAATGGCTTTTACGGCTGGCCGTTTGCCTACTTTGGAAAACATGAAGACCCTGATCATATAGGTGAACGACCTGACCTGGTAAGAAAATCAATTACACCGGATCTGGCTCTGGGTTCGCATACCGCTTCACTGGGATTAGCCTTTTATACGGGCAATAAATTTCCTGCAAAGTACCATGGCGGCGCATTTATTGGGCAGCACGGGTCATGGAACAGTTCAAAACTGGTTGGTTATAAGGTGGTGTTCGCGCCATTCATCAATGGCAAACCTAATGGTGCACTTGAAGATTTTTTAACCGGCTTTGTTGCTGATGAGGCCAAAGGCAAAGTATATGGCCGCCCGGTAGGGGTTGCCGTTTTGCCGGATGGGACAATATTGGTGGCCGATGACACCAGCAACAGGATTTGGCGGGTATCGGCGCTATAG
- a CDS encoding TonB-dependent receptor: MIKHCLSLFFTLAAALGAHAQNDPLKHKNDTIKQLEPVIVRGYLSDQPLLSVPASVSTISKAQLSVQPDNSFVSALNSVPGVRAEERSPGSYRLSIRGSLLRSPFGIRDVKVYYDEIPLTDAGGNTYLNAIDINAINHIEILKGPDGSLFGANSGGVVLLSPVNRRSDSNFVSLGLNGGSYGLVHENAALQNQSGNYRLNLNQGYESYGGYRQHSYMQRHFIQAVNRWTYAGKDELRALAFYSDLNYQTPGGLTLAQYQTNPQSARLPTKFTPGAIDQKIGIGTKTLLGGVVNELHLSNRLRNVLSVFGTYVDFSNPFITNYEQRYEGTYGLRTYFEFSSEKHINYGWKLNLGVEWQQTNADINNYGNRKGIRDTAQTLDKINTNQHFFFTRYAFDFYKRWHAEAALSLNFYDYNFRNVYPYVEGGFTNRHFTPQLMPRIAISYDVTDNFIWRASVSRGYSTPTTAEIRPTNNIINTNLQAQSGWNYETGFRLRNADQSMFLDASVFYYILQNAIVRRLTAGETEYYINAGGTHQPGIELYFSDWIIRQDGSGFIRGLQFNESLTLNKFTFSGNYHDATANYSGNKLTGVPGQVIVSSLQIKFPQRLYLFAEHNYTGRIPLTDANTVFASHYNLLQARAGWQFIVNTKTKFDLYAGAGNLLNEKYSLGNDLNAVGNRYYNPAPLRNYFIGFNAGF; encoded by the coding sequence ATGATTAAACACTGCCTTAGCTTATTTTTTACGCTTGCCGCTGCATTAGGTGCTCATGCCCAAAACGATCCTTTAAAGCATAAAAACGATACAATTAAACAACTGGAACCTGTTATTGTAAGGGGTTACTTATCTGACCAGCCATTGCTGAGCGTTCCAGCGTCGGTAAGCACCATCAGCAAGGCGCAATTAAGCGTACAGCCTGATAATTCATTTGTTTCGGCGCTCAACAGTGTGCCCGGCGTAAGGGCGGAGGAAAGGTCGCCGGGAAGCTACAGGCTATCAATCAGGGGAAGCCTGTTGCGTTCGCCCTTTGGGATCCGGGACGTTAAGGTTTACTATGACGAAATACCGCTTACAGATGCAGGCGGGAACACTTATCTGAATGCCATTGACATCAACGCCATTAATCATATCGAGATCTTGAAAGGTCCTGATGGCAGTTTGTTTGGCGCTAATTCAGGCGGGGTGGTTTTATTAAGCCCGGTGAACCGGCGTTCCGATAGTAATTTTGTATCACTGGGGCTAAACGGCGGCTCGTATGGCCTGGTGCATGAAAACGCAGCTTTACAAAACCAGTCGGGCAATTATCGTTTAAATTTAAACCAGGGATATGAAAGCTATGGCGGTTACCGGCAACACAGCTATATGCAGCGCCATTTTATCCAGGCAGTAAATCGCTGGACGTATGCCGGCAAGGACGAATTGCGCGCACTGGCTTTTTATTCTGATTTGAACTATCAAACACCCGGCGGACTAACATTGGCACAGTACCAAACTAATCCGCAATCTGCAAGACTGCCTACGAAATTTACTCCTGGCGCTATTGATCAAAAAATTGGTATTGGCACTAAAACGCTGCTGGGCGGTGTAGTGAATGAGCTGCACCTAAGCAACAGGCTCAGAAATGTGCTTTCTGTTTTTGGTACTTATGTTGACTTTTCAAATCCGTTTATCACTAATTACGAACAACGTTATGAAGGCACCTACGGCCTGCGAACTTATTTTGAGTTCAGCAGCGAAAAACATATCAATTACGGCTGGAAGCTAAATTTGGGCGTGGAATGGCAGCAGACCAATGCGGACATCAATAACTATGGTAACCGTAAAGGCATAAGGGATACTGCCCAAACGCTCGACAAGATCAACACCAACCAACATTTCTTTTTTACGCGATATGCCTTTGACTTTTATAAGCGCTGGCATGCTGAAGCGGCACTGAGCCTTAATTTTTATGATTATAACTTCAGGAACGTTTATCCATATGTAGAAGGGGGATTTACCAACCGGCACTTCACCCCTCAGCTGATGCCAAGGATAGCTATCTCATATGATGTAACGGATAACTTTATTTGGCGGGCCTCTGTAAGCCGCGGGTATTCAACCCCGACAACCGCCGAGATCAGGCCCACGAATAATATCATCAACACTAATTTACAGGCACAATCCGGGTGGAACTATGAAACAGGGTTTCGCTTACGCAATGCTGACCAAAGTATGTTTTTAGATGCTTCGGTATTCTATTACATTTTGCAAAACGCTATTGTACGGCGTTTAACCGCTGGCGAAACGGAATATTACATTAATGCAGGCGGAACCCACCAGCCGGGGATTGAATTGTATTTTTCAGATTGGATCATCCGGCAAGATGGATCCGGCTTCATCAGGGGCCTGCAGTTTAATGAATCGTTAACGCTGAACAAATTTACTTTTAGCGGCAATTACCATGATGCCACAGCAAATTATTCAGGCAATAAATTAACCGGAGTTCCGGGGCAGGTGATCGTTTCAAGTTTACAGATTAAATTTCCGCAACGCCTTTACTTATTTGCAGAACACAACTATACCGGCCGCATTCCGCTTACTGACGCCAATACGGTTTTTGCATCGCACTATAACCTTTTACAGGCAAGAGCAGGATGGCAATTTATTGTTAACACTAAAACTAAATTTGATTTATATGCCGGCGCCGGCAACCTGCTCAATGAAAAATATAGCCTGGGAAATGATCTGAACGCCGTGGGCAACAGATATTATAACCCTGCGCCGCTGCGCAATTATTTCATTGGCTTTAACGCAGGGTTTTAA
- a CDS encoding family 20 glycosylhydrolase, which translates to MRYFCVLLIMALCLNHAARAANEPKFNAHDLSITWEALQNDYQNKPQSLNAITITNNGKNVLPVSGWKMYFNSARLITEQTVTGNAMIKFVNGDLFSLTPTATFTEIRPGQSVRIEFIAEDPVITVTDGPEGFYIVWDNQPDKGYNTGAFTIKPFKPNYKGLITPAIIYDQNKNITNMPEQQLTKIFPTPVSYEETGGSFTIDKSILVGSGVIDDGVFNKEISLLKSSIQSVISDKLVVPESSKSKNLKAAQINFVKGYGAEGYSLKVTNYGIFISTSTPAGAFYGIQSLKILIPPAAFAHPQKEIQIPCVEVKDEPRFGYRAFMLDVGRNFQPKKEIFRVLDVLALYKINVFHFHLTEDEGWRLEIPSLPELTAVGAKRGHTLDSKHFLPASHGSGGELDNKTGTGFYTRADYIEILKYADKLHILVIPEIEAPGHARAAIKSMNARYDRLIAEGKKAKAEKYLLYAPNDKSEYSTAQYWTDNVIDVSLPSAYNFVETVIGDIVSMYKEAGVPLKTINFGGDEVPAHVWEKSPAYLAIKATHPEIKNTGDLWYYFYGRVNQLVKAKGLYLSGWEEMALRKTVLDGNPVYVPNPDFMPEHLQAEVWNNTLGGGNEDLAYKLANAGYKTVLTCVTNMYFDMAHYKSFDEPGYYWGAFSDIDKPFSFIPFDYFKNSKVDRDGLPLNRNIFIGKQRLTDYGKSNILGLQSAVWGENIKSTERLEYMLLPRVFGFAERAWSSDPAWATEKSEMKSDSLYEKDWVTFLNVLGKRELPRLSYYNGGYNYRIPKPGVTLQDGKYKANIQFPGLIIRYTTNGKDPDTKSNLYNDAVTIDKSTVKFRAFDTKGRGSSVSEPVTP; encoded by the coding sequence ATGCGATACTTCTGTGTTTTATTAATAATGGCGCTTTGCTTAAACCACGCTGCCCGGGCTGCTAACGAACCAAAGTTTAACGCACACGATTTGAGTATTACGTGGGAAGCACTGCAAAATGATTACCAGAATAAGCCGCAATCGCTAAATGCCATTACAATTACCAATAATGGCAAAAATGTTTTACCCGTAAGTGGCTGGAAAATGTATTTTAACTCAGCACGGCTTATTACAGAGCAAACGGTTACAGGAAATGCAATGATCAAATTTGTAAACGGCGACCTTTTCAGCCTTACGCCAACGGCAACTTTTACCGAAATTAGGCCCGGGCAATCCGTTCGCATCGAATTTATTGCCGAAGACCCTGTAATAACCGTTACCGACGGCCCAGAAGGGTTTTATATAGTTTGGGACAACCAGCCTGATAAAGGTTACAACACGGGTGCGTTCACCATTAAGCCCTTTAAACCAAATTATAAAGGGTTGATAACCCCGGCAATAATTTACGATCAGAATAAGAATATAACAAATATGCCGGAACAGCAATTGACTAAGATTTTCCCAACCCCGGTGAGTTATGAGGAAACGGGCGGGAGTTTTACAATAGATAAAAGTATTTTGGTAGGTTCCGGTGTGATTGACGATGGGGTATTTAACAAAGAAATAAGCCTTTTAAAGTCATCTATCCAATCTGTCATCAGTGATAAATTAGTGGTCCCTGAAAGTTCAAAATCTAAAAATTTAAAAGCAGCACAAATAAATTTTGTTAAGGGTTACGGCGCGGAAGGGTATTCATTAAAAGTTACCAACTATGGAATTTTTATTAGTACCTCAACCCCGGCAGGGGCTTTCTACGGCATCCAATCGCTGAAAATACTTATTCCCCCCGCCGCTTTTGCTCATCCTCAAAAAGAAATTCAAATTCCATGTGTTGAAGTGAAAGATGAGCCCCGTTTCGGTTACCGCGCCTTCATGCTTGATGTTGGCCGTAACTTTCAGCCTAAAAAGGAGATCTTCAGAGTGCTTGATGTGCTGGCGCTTTATAAAATAAACGTTTTTCACTTCCATTTAACGGAAGATGAAGGGTGGAGGCTGGAAATTCCGTCGCTGCCCGAACTTACGGCAGTGGGCGCCAAACGCGGACATACGCTTGATAGCAAACACTTTTTACCAGCCTCGCACGGTTCGGGGGGCGAGCTTGATAATAAAACAGGTACCGGCTTTTACACGCGGGCAGATTATATAGAGATTCTTAAATATGCAGATAAATTGCATATCTTGGTGATCCCGGAAATCGAAGCCCCCGGCCATGCGCGTGCTGCCATTAAATCAATGAATGCCCGCTACGATAGGTTGATTGCTGAAGGTAAAAAAGCTAAAGCAGAAAAATACCTGCTTTACGCTCCGAACGACAAATCAGAATACAGCACCGCTCAATATTGGACAGATAATGTAATTGATGTATCGCTGCCATCCGCCTATAATTTTGTGGAAACCGTAATTGGTGATATTGTAAGTATGTACAAAGAAGCCGGGGTGCCGTTAAAAACCATCAACTTTGGCGGTGATGAAGTGCCCGCCCATGTTTGGGAAAAATCGCCGGCTTACCTCGCGATAAAAGCCACGCATCCCGAAATTAAAAATACCGGCGATCTATGGTATTACTTTTACGGCAGGGTAAATCAATTGGTAAAGGCAAAAGGGCTTTACCTTTCAGGATGGGAAGAAATGGCATTGCGCAAAACTGTTTTGGATGGTAACCCTGTGTATGTACCTAATCCCGATTTTATGCCTGAACACCTGCAGGCCGAGGTTTGGAACAATACACTTGGCGGCGGTAACGAAGACCTGGCCTATAAGCTGGCGAACGCCGGGTATAAAACAGTGCTTACCTGTGTAACTAATATGTATTTTGATATGGCCCATTATAAATCATTTGACGAGCCGGGTTATTATTGGGGCGCTTTCTCTGACATTGATAAACCTTTCTCCTTTATTCCTTTTGACTATTTTAAAAACTCAAAGGTTGACCGGGATGGACTGCCGCTGAACAGGAACATATTTATAGGCAAACAACGACTGACCGACTATGGGAAAAGCAATATTTTAGGCCTGCAAAGTGCAGTTTGGGGCGAAAATATAAAAAGCACTGAACGCCTTGAATACATGCTGTTGCCAAGAGTATTTGGATTTGCGGAACGGGCATGGAGCAGTGACCCTGCCTGGGCCACCGAAAAGAGCGAAATGAAAAGCGATTCGCTTTATGAAAAAGATTGGGTAACGTTTTTAAACGTGTTAGGCAAACGCGAGTTGCCACGTTTAAGCTATTACAACGGCGGCTATAATTATAGAATCCCAAAACCAGGGGTTACGCTGCAGGACGGCAAGTATAAAGCCAATATTCAATTCCCGGGCTTAATTATTCGTTACACCACCAACGGTAAAGACCCGGATACAAAGAGCAACCTATATAACGATGCTGTTACAATAGATAAAAGCACCGTAAAATTCAGAGCGTTTGATACTAAAGGACGAGGTAGCAGCGTTTCAGAACCTGTTACTCCCTAA
- a CDS encoding GIN domain-containing protein yields MKTSILTIAILFATILGISQSSYAASGSNLEETTTITNVSNISEIEIHGNVELYLSDGAADQVKVYNKYYSDNALVQDQNGLLRISSYSTQRLRVWVTVSQLQKLSIYDNVLVKSFGKISSIDLDVKLYNNAAAQLDMDTFAASISLNDQTKADLKGNITEGKLKYDQSAFLNISQLNIQHLTKTENFNMDDNSLAELAVI; encoded by the coding sequence ATGAAAACATCAATTTTAACCATCGCAATCCTTTTCGCAACTATATTAGGCATCAGTCAATCATCTTACGCGGCAAGCGGCAGTAACCTTGAAGAAACAACTACCATAACAAACGTAAGCAACATCAGTGAAATTGAAATACATGGCAATGTGGAACTTTACTTATCAGACGGTGCGGCTGACCAGGTAAAAGTTTACAATAAATACTACTCGGACAACGCATTGGTACAGGATCAAAATGGCTTACTCCGAATTTCATCATACAGCACGCAAAGGCTTAGAGTTTGGGTAACTGTTAGCCAGCTTCAAAAACTAAGTATTTATGACAACGTGCTGGTAAAATCATTTGGAAAAATTTCATCCATTGACCTGGATGTAAAATTGTACAACAACGCGGCAGCGCAACTGGACATGGACACATTTGCAGCGAGCATATCTTTAAATGACCAGACCAAAGCCGACCTTAAGGGTAACATTACTGAAGGCAAACTAAAATATGATCAATCTGCTTTTTTAAACATCAGTCAATTAAACATCCAGCATCTTACTAAAACAGAAAATTTCAACATGGATGATAATAGCTTGGCTGAACTCGCCGTCATTTGA
- a CDS encoding AsmA family protein: MSQSIKKNSFKSFKIAGIAIGSLIILLFALPYLFPQTVSNKIKQWANGSINGQLEFSKTGLSFFKHFPNLTLTLYDLDLKGSAPFQKDTLVAAKEVSFGIDLSTLFQKKLTINKIFLSNAFINIQSDSLGRVNYNVYKSKNEAKAPVDTGSASLGINQILIENSRLVYNDRSLPMKFVARGVNYTGKGDLSKDVFDLYTHTEMQSVDFYYFDVPYVLNKKLNADLITKINTKSLAFVFQKNDLLLNKLPVNFIGKFAFLKNGYSMDFNVNSDDSDLHDIITALPPEYLKWLDKTDVKGTGNIKLKLAGLYNAADSTLPSLSLKVKIRNGYINNQKSPSPVSNLYMDFETQLPGLDPDSLKVNLDSLHFNMGKDYLNAILKIKGAKTPDIYAKINSELDLEKWNMAFGIKAVTLKGQYALHLLAQGKYATSIRRTRGIHPRVDTVITSIPKFNLKSAFSNGYIKYAKLPEAVKNISFNVNAACPDNNYQHSSFDIDNLNANVLNNFIKGSFKMTAGPGFPVNAQLQAKFNLADLKKVYPVDSLGIALAGNLNADLQTKGHYLPARKIFPVTKVNVVLQNGSIQTKYYPHPIQNIQVNTSITNSTGTLAGLKVNIKPVSFVFEGKPFTFKADLKNFDNIDYKIASSGTLDIGKIYQVFAIKGYNVKGQIKTRLSLRGRQSDATAGNYAKLHNSGTMDVRDVTLTSDLFPKPFLINNGKFSFKEDKMMFDAFKATYGQSIITLNGALSNVIEYATKPGATLKGDLNFESPIFIVDDFMAFANTSPTQSGHRGSAVSGVVMVPKTLDLNLTADVKKVRYNGMDLKDAKGQMTISNGNIVLKQTGFTIIDAPVTMDATYSSLSTKKALFDYHISAKEFDIKRAYNEIRLFHDMASSAKSASGQVALDYQLKGRLNANMQPVYPSLKGRGVLSVKKVSVHGFKLFNSVSNKTDHKIDSGDVSKVNIETTIANNIINIKQTRMRMAGFRLKFSGQVSFDNVLNLQFRLGLPPFGIFGIPMTITGTQANPKIRLGKAKKDDEIKETEDNGE; encoded by the coding sequence ATGAGCCAATCCATTAAAAAAAACTCATTCAAATCATTCAAAATAGCCGGTATTGCCATCGGGAGTTTAATCATCCTTTTATTTGCGCTGCCCTACTTATTTCCGCAAACGGTTAGCAATAAAATAAAGCAATGGGCCAATGGCAGTATTAACGGGCAACTGGAGTTTTCAAAAACAGGACTATCGTTCTTTAAGCATTTCCCCAATCTTACCCTTACACTGTATGACCTTGATCTTAAGGGCAGCGCCCCGTTTCAAAAAGACACGCTGGTTGCAGCCAAAGAAGTTTCGTTTGGAATTGACCTGAGCACGCTATTTCAAAAAAAACTTACCATAAACAAAATTTTCCTTAGTAATGCCTTCATTAATATCCAATCGGACAGTTTAGGGCGGGTAAATTATAACGTTTATAAATCAAAAAATGAGGCCAAAGCTCCTGTCGATACCGGAAGTGCGTCCTTAGGTATTAACCAGATCCTGATTGAAAATAGCCGCCTTGTTTATAACGACCGCTCGTTACCCATGAAATTTGTTGCCCGCGGTGTTAATTATACCGGGAAAGGTGATTTGAGTAAAGATGTATTTGACCTTTATACCCACACCGAAATGCAATCGGTAGATTTTTATTATTTTGATGTGCCTTACGTACTTAATAAAAAGCTGAATGCCGATCTCATCACAAAGATAAATACCAAATCACTCGCCTTCGTTTTTCAAAAGAACGACCTGCTGCTTAACAAACTGCCCGTGAATTTTATAGGGAAGTTTGCGTTTTTGAAAAATGGATACAGTATGGATTTTAACGTAAACTCAGATGACAGCGATTTGCATGATATTATAACGGCCTTACCTCCCGAATATTTAAAATGGCTGGATAAAACAGATGTTAAAGGTACCGGGAACATCAAGCTTAAACTGGCGGGCTTATATAATGCGGCCGATAGCACGCTACCCAGCCTTAGCTTAAAAGTAAAGATTCGTAACGGGTATATAAACAATCAAAAATCCCCGTCACCGGTTAGTAACCTGTACATGGATTTTGAAACACAATTACCCGGCCTCGATCCTGATAGTTTAAAAGTTAATTTAGACTCGCTGCATTTTAACATGGGCAAGGATTATTTAAATGCTATATTAAAAATTAAAGGTGCTAAAACGCCTGACATTTATGCCAAAATAAACAGCGAACTTGACCTTGAAAAATGGAACATGGCATTTGGGATAAAGGCCGTCACTTTAAAGGGCCAATATGCACTGCACTTACTGGCGCAGGGAAAATATGCCACAAGTATCAGGCGGACCAGAGGCATTCACCCAAGGGTTGATACCGTTATTACCAGCATACCGAAATTCAACCTAAAATCCGCATTCAGTAACGGATACATCAAATATGCAAAGCTGCCGGAAGCAGTGAAGAATATTAGCTTTAATGTGAACGCCGCGTGCCCGGATAATAACTACCAGCACAGCAGCTTTGATATTGACAACCTTAATGCAAACGTTTTGAACAACTTTATAAAGGGAAGTTTTAAAATGACCGCAGGGCCGGGCTTCCCGGTTAATGCACAATTGCAGGCTAAATTTAACCTTGCCGACCTCAAAAAAGTTTACCCTGTTGACAGTCTCGGGATTGCACTCGCCGGAAATCTTAATGCTGATCTGCAGACCAAAGGGCATTATTTACCAGCCAGGAAGATTTTCCCGGTTACTAAAGTGAATGTTGTGCTGCAAAACGGCTCAATCCAAACTAAATACTACCCTCACCCCATTCAAAACATACAGGTAAATACAAGTATCACCAATAGCACCGGAACACTGGCGGGGCTTAAGGTTAATATAAAGCCTGTATCATTTGTGTTTGAAGGCAAGCCTTTCACATTTAAGGCCGATCTGAAAAACTTTGACAACATCGATTATAAAATCGCCTCGTCGGGCACACTTGATATAGGCAAAATTTACCAGGTATTTGCCATTAAGGGTTATAATGTGAAGGGGCAAATAAAAACCAGGTTATCGTTAAGAGGCAGGCAAAGCGATGCCACTGCCGGCAATTATGCAAAGCTTCATAATTCAGGTACGATGGATGTTAGAGACGTGACGCTCACTTCTGACCTTTTCCCTAAACCATTTTTGATTAACAACGGTAAATTTAGCTTTAAAGAGGATAAAATGATGTTCGACGCTTTTAAAGCTACTTATGGTCAATCAATTATAACCTTAAACGGCGCGCTTTCAAACGTTATTGAGTATGCGACCAAGCCGGGCGCAACGCTTAAAGGCGACTTAAACTTTGAAAGCCCTATTTTTATCGTTGATGATTTTATGGCTTTTGCGAATACCTCACCAACGCAAAGCGGGCACCGCGGATCAGCTGTATCAGGGGTTGTTATGGTCCCTAAAACATTGGATTTAAATCTTACAGCCGATGTAAAAAAAGTGAGGTACAATGGGATGGACCTGAAAGACGCCAAAGGGCAAATGACCATTAGCAATGGTAACATTGTTTTAAAACAAACCGGCTTTACCATAATTGATGCCCCTGTAACAATGGATGCCACCTATAGCAGCCTAAGCACAAAAAAGGCGTTGTTTGATTACCATATCAGCGCTAAAGAGTTTGATATAAAACGAGCTTATAATGAGATCAGGCTATTTCATGACATGGCCTCTTCTGCAAAAAGCGCTTCAGGGCAGGTAGCACTTGATTACCAGTTAAAAGGAAGGCTAAACGCTAATATGCAACCAGTATATCCATCGTTAAAAGGCAGAGGTGTACTATCTGTTAAAAAAGTATCGGTACACGGGTTTAAGCTTTTTAATAGCGTAAGCAATAAAACAGATCATAAAATTGACAGCGGTGATGTTTCAAAAGTAAATATTGAAACTACTATAGCCAATAATATCATCAACATTAAACAAACCAGGATGCGTATGGCCGGGTTCAGGCTTAAATTTTCGGGACAGGTTAGTTTCGATAATGTATTGAACCTTCAATTCAGGCTGGGGTTGCCCCCTTTTGGTATTTTTGGGATTCCGATGACCATTACCGGAACACAGGCGAACCCAAAGATCCGTTTAGGAAAGGCAAAAAAAGACGACGAGATTAAGGAGACAGAGGATAACGGAGAATAA
- a CDS encoding tetratricopeptide repeat protein → MGFILFLCFLFNFLCGRVNVINSVKFYAESPGGDTLKVRLLVKRSLLVQSVRPDSALIYAQQGLDISRTINYSKGEGDCLNRLGVVLMQHGKYDKALSVFLASLKIREEIKDLSGELASLNNIGIIYSDQNDNNKALKYHFKAKTIAESIHDRKSLSAILSNIGNCYIKLNKIDSALNFEMQAYTIQQAMNDQTTLQNTLSILGDINYKMGHKDLALDYYRLSVQYAIKNNDKSGLADTYNSIARLYKKAEQADSSIVYADYALDAANKSQYAEGIFNASDLLAHTYSGKNEHLELRYLKIANAAKDSMFNAERIKQIQTLSFNETTRQEEIREEEKRESEKRIFNLQLIAIAVFIPFFFLILLVLSKSHTHPKVIEFMGVTSLLLVFEFITLLIHPLVQQISNHLPVLELVILVILAAILVPMHHRLTHWLKQKLVNVKHHQPQTSGKSKPAANPGK, encoded by the coding sequence ATGGGTTTTATTCTTTTTCTATGCTTTCTTTTTAATTTTTTATGCGGGCGGGTAAATGTTATTAATTCGGTAAAATTTTATGCTGAATCTCCCGGTGGCGACACGCTGAAAGTAAGGCTACTTGTAAAGCGGAGCCTTCTTGTACAATCAGTGCGGCCCGACAGTGCTTTGATTTATGCCCAACAGGGACTTGATATTTCAAGAACCATTAATTACAGTAAGGGCGAAGGCGATTGCCTGAACAGGCTGGGCGTTGTGTTGATGCAGCATGGAAAATATGATAAGGCGCTTTCGGTTTTTCTTGCCTCTTTGAAAATAAGGGAGGAGATTAAAGACCTGTCCGGCGAGTTGGCAAGCCTGAATAATATAGGCATTATCTACTCAGATCAAAACGACAATAACAAAGCCTTAAAGTATCATTTCAAGGCCAAAACAATTGCTGAGTCAATTCATGACCGGAAGAGTTTAAGCGCTATTCTTTCAAATATCGGCAATTGCTACATTAAACTTAACAAGATAGATTCTGCGTTGAATTTTGAAATGCAAGCCTATACTATTCAACAGGCAATGAACGATCAAACAACATTGCAGAATACGTTGTCAATTTTAGGGGATATCAATTATAAAATGGGGCATAAAGATCTGGCGCTTGATTATTATAGATTGAGCGTACAATATGCCATTAAAAACAACGATAAAAGCGGATTGGCCGATACCTATAACAGCATCGCCCGGTTGTACAAAAAGGCGGAACAGGCTGATTCAAGCATTGTTTATGCCGACTACGCGCTTGATGCCGCAAATAAGAGCCAATATGCAGAAGGTATTTTTAATGCCAGCGACCTGCTGGCGCATACTTATTCCGGTAAAAATGAACACCTGGAGTTAAGGTATCTTAAAATCGCGAACGCTGCCAAAGACAGCATGTTTAATGCTGAGAGAATAAAACAGATCCAGACCTTAAGTTTTAACGAAACTACCAGGCAGGAGGAAATTAGAGAAGAAGAAAAACGCGAATCTGAAAAACGGATCTTTAACCTGCAATTGATAGCCATTGCCGTCTTTATCCCGTTCTTCTTTTTAATATTATTAGTGTTAAGCAAAAGCCACACGCACCCAAAGGTGATAGAATTTATGGGTGTAACTTCGCTTTTGCTGGTTTTTGAATTTATTACGTTGCTGATCCATCCGCTTGTACAGCAGATCAGCAACCATTTGCCGGTACTTGAGTTAGTAATACTGGTAATTTTAGCAGCAATATTGGTGCCCATGCATCACCGGCTAACCCATTGGTTAAAGCAAAAACTTGTTAATGTGAAACATCATCAACCTCAAACAAGCGGAAAAAGTAAGCCTGCGGCTAATCCAGGAAAATAG